The Halococcus saccharolyticus DSM 5350 genome contains the following window.
TCCGGCAGAGAACGAGACTTTTTAGCCCGCCGCCACCGGTCACAACCGTATGCGCGACGTGCTCGCGGCGTGGCGGCCGGTCATCGATAGGGAGATCGAGCGGCTGCTCCCCCGCGAGATCGACGTCGAGTACGTCGCCCGCGCCTTCGGCGAGCCGACCTACGAGTACGACCCGGTCGCTATCCAGCGCGCGCTCCCCGATCCGATCTGGAACCTGCTCGATCGAGGCGGCAAACGCTGGCGCGCGGTGGTCTGCTGTCTCCTGATCGACGGGTTCGGCGCGGACCCTCACGAGTATCTCCCCTACGCCTGCATTCCCGAAATCCTCCACAACGGGACGATCATCGTCGACGACGTCGAGGACGGCGCGACGATGCGCCGTGGCGAGGCCGCGCTCCACCGCGAGGCCGGGACCGACGTCGCGCTCAACGCCGGCAACGCGATGTACTTTCTGCCCCTCAATATCGTGGCGCACAACCCCGGCGATCTTGACGCCGAAATCCGACTCGCGATCTACGAGATGCTGATGTACGAACTCAACCGGACGCATCTCGGCCAGGGGATGGACATCCACTGGCACAACGAGCAGGCCATTCGGATGAGCGAGACCCAGTATCTCGAGATGTGTGCGTGCAAAACGGGCTGTCTCGGCCGGATCGTCGCACGCCTCGCCGCACTCATTACGGACCAATCCGACGAAACCGAACGCTGCGCCGCGCGCTACGCCGAGCGGATGTCGATCGCGTTCCAGATCGGCGACGACATCCTCGATATCGAGAACGCCGACGAGGACGGCGGCGCGTTCGGGAAGGCCGTCGGCAACGACATCCGCGAGGGCAAGAAGACCCTGATGGCGATCCACGCCGCAAACGAAGCCTCACCCGAGCGGGCCGCGCGGCTCGAGGAACTTCTCTGGGCCGACGAGAACTCCGATGACGAGATCCGGGAGGCGATCGAAATCCTTCGCGAGACCGACAGCGTGGCCTACGCCCGCGAGCGCGCGCTCGAACTCGCCGGCGAAGCCCGCGATGCCCTCCGCGAGCTCGACATCGACGACGAGATCGCCGACGACCTCGCCGAATTCACCCGGTTCGTCATCGAACGCGACGTCTGAGCGACTGGGACGTGGGCTCGGGCGGTGCGGTTGGCGGAGGCGGGGCGGTCCTGGCGGATGAAGGGCGAGGCCGCTTCGCGGCCGAGGGCTTCGGCGGTGCTGTACGGTAGTCATAGTGGTTGTACCGCGAGCGAACGCAGTGAGCGAGCGGGCCGAGGAACCCCTGAAAGGGGTGACGTTGGCTTTTTCCCCACGTTTTTGCAAGCGAAGGAGCGACCACAGGGAGCGACTGAGCGTAGCAAAAAGTGGATGCGTGGGACCGGATTTGAACCGGCGGACCTCTACAGGACAGCGCCCTCAACGCTGCGCCGTTGGCCTAGCTTGGCTACCCACGCGCGGTTCGTTGGTATCCCTTGATTGGGTAAAAACGCTTCCATTCGACGACCGTCTGGCCGCGACTCACACGCAATGGCTGTTGGTCTCACAGCACCGGCTGAGCAGCCGGTGCTGTCGTCCGTCGTTTGTCGGCCATGGTGTGGATAGTGAGGACTCTTCGGCAATAGAGAGTCTCGATCTAATCGCTACGGTTGTTGACACACAGTCGTGTTTTCCTAAGTAGATTTATTCGAATGGTTGCAGAGAAAAAATCATTCGACTATTACACTATCAGATAATCTATTCTAGGAAACACGATTGATTATGGTGCCATACTAATTTTCAGAAATATCCTTAGACACAAATCTAAGTGAGTCGGTAGTGACACCATATCTGGCATGGAACCGAAGGGCGCAACAAAAACGGTCGGAATTGCACTTGTCGTCTGTTTGTTCGTGGTACTCGGAGCGACGGGGGCCGCACTCGCGGTCGGGCACGACACCACCGGATCGGACAGCACGACACTACAGGAGGAAGAGGAGCGACAATCCACCCATCTGAGTAGCCAGTACAGTCTGGCAGCGAACTGTAGCGATACATGCTGTACGGGTCAAAAGGACAGCGATGTCGTCGATATCGATGGCGATCGTAATCAGGTGCGAGTCAACGCCGACGTAGCGAGTGTCGGTGGGGCTACCGGCGACTGTACGACGAACGCCGACAACGATATCGTCGATATCGAAGGCGATGGCAACGCCGTTCGCGTCGATATCGATTCGTCAGATACCAACGACGCGGATGGAGGGAGTGACGGGGCGAGCGATACGACTGGCGACGACGGTAGCGGTACTGACGGTAGCGCCGATGGTGGGGCCGATACCGCTGGCGGAGCGGATGGTGCAGACGGAA
Protein-coding sequences here:
- a CDS encoding polyprenyl synthetase family protein: MRDVLAAWRPVIDREIERLLPREIDVEYVARAFGEPTYEYDPVAIQRALPDPIWNLLDRGGKRWRAVVCCLLIDGFGADPHEYLPYACIPEILHNGTIIVDDVEDGATMRRGEAALHREAGTDVALNAGNAMYFLPLNIVAHNPGDLDAEIRLAIYEMLMYELNRTHLGQGMDIHWHNEQAIRMSETQYLEMCACKTGCLGRIVARLAALITDQSDETERCAARYAERMSIAFQIGDDILDIENADEDGGAFGKAVGNDIREGKKTLMAIHAANEASPERAARLEELLWADENSDDEIREAIEILRETDSVAYARERALELAGEARDALRELDIDDEIADDLAEFTRFVIERDV